The sequence ATGTATATCCTGAGATTTTAGAAGAGATGAAAAAGTCAACAACTGCATATATAAAATTAAAAAGGGAAATTTCATTAAAATATTTAAAACCGTATATTTTAGAAGCTGAAAAAAATAGATTGAGATATACATTAGTAGATGGATTGAATCTTTTAGGAGATATAGGATTAGTTGTTGTAAGTAAGGAGGCTTTTGAAACAAACGAAAGAGAGATTGTAGTAAAGAGCATGGAGGAGAAATTTGAAAAAAATGGACTCTATGTTGAATATATTAAATACTTTGGAGAAGCACTCTGTGAAAGACACTATAGATTATTGAAGGATAAAATGCCAGAATATGTATTCCAGTTTAAAAAATTAACATTTTTAGATAAATTATTTGGAAAGGGTTGTCCAATATGTAAAATTGAAAAGGAGAAAAATAGAAAATGGTAGAAGCTTTTAGAGTCATAGGTGGTAGGGAAATAGATGGAATATTAGAGGTAGAGGGGTCTAAGAACGCAGCTCTTCCAATAATGATAGCTACTCTTATAGAGACAGGGACATATGTATTAAAAAATGTTCCAAATTTAATGGATATAAGAACCTTAGTAAAATTATTGGAAAGTTTAGGTTTGGAAATAGAAAGATT comes from Fusobacterium necrogenes and encodes:
- a CDS encoding DUF1694 domain-containing protein, giving the protein MSENLVDQESQVKLRFLKMQAERAFYLDEFKENIALALTEKELKSGYVYPEILEEMKKSTTAYIKLKREISLKYLKPYILEAEKNRLRYTLVDGLNLLGDIGLVVVSKEAFETNEREIVVKSMEEKFEKNGLYVEYIKYFGEALCERHYRLLKDKMPEYVFQFKKLTFLDKLFGKGCPICKIEKEKNRKW